One genomic segment of Sphaerodactylus townsendi isolate TG3544 linkage group LG07, MPM_Stown_v2.3, whole genome shotgun sequence includes these proteins:
- the CARTPT gene encoding cocaine- and amphetamine-regulated transcript protein translates to MESSRALGLLGAALVLLLGVSGQEETELQPRALDLYSAAEDTSHEKELIEALQEVLEKLKSKRLPHYEKKYGQVPMCDAGEQCAVRKGARIGKLCDCPRGTSCNTFLLKCL, encoded by the exons ATGGAGAGCTCTCGAGCGCTGGGGTTGCTGGGAGCCGCTTTAGTGCTGCTTCTGGGAGTCAGCGGCCAGGAGGAGACGGAGCTCCAACCGCGAGCCCTGGACCTCTACTCCGCCGCGGAGGACACGTCCCACGAGAAGGAACTG ATCGAGGCTCTGCAAGAGgtcctggagaagctgaaaagcaagagGCTCCCTCATTATGAGAAGAAGTATGGCCAAGTGCCTATG TGTGATGCTGGAGAGCAGTGTGCAGTGAGAAAAGGAGCCAGGATTGGAAAGCTCTGTGACTGTCCCAGAGGAACATCTTGTAACACTTTTCTGTTGAAGTGCTTGTAA